The Candidatus Hydrogenedentota bacterium genome segment CTCTTGCGCCCTTATTATACCCGAGCGGGCCGTGTACGGGCGCCTTGCTGGGCTCGAGCCTAAGCGCCCAAGCCGAGCCACCCGCCAATCTGGTAAATGAGCAGCGCCAGCACGAAAGCGATCGCGGTGGAATAGGCGGTCGCGAACAGCGCCCATTTCCAGGAACCGCTTTCCCGCGTTATCACCGCGACGGTGGCCAGGCATGGCGCGTAAATCATCACGAAGATCATCAGCGCAAACGCCTTGAGCGGGGTCCAGTCCGGGGCGTAGCGCAGGCGTTCGGCGAGCGGCTGTGCATTCTCCGGGTCGACGTCGCCCATGGAATAGGCCGTGCCCAGCGTGCCGATGACCACTTCTTTCGCTGCGAATCCGCCGACCAAGGCGATGTTCGTGCGCCAGTCGAAGCCCGCGAGCCCGGTCAGTGGCTCGAGCGCCTGCCCGAAACGGCCGGCGAAGCTGTACGCGAGTTCCGCCGCGCGCTCTTCGGCGGGCGCTTGCTCGTGCCCGGCCTCAGGGCGCGCAGCGGCTTCTTCGGGGGGGCGCGGGAAGTACATGAGCGCCCAGAGCACGATGTTGATCGCGAGGATGATCGTCCCCGCCTTGCGCACGTACATCCACGTCCGCTCCCACGTATGCTTGAGCACGGAACGAGCCACCGGAACGTGGTAGGGGGGGAGTTCCATGACGAAGGGCGTCTGCTCGCCGCGGATGACGAAGCGGCGCAGCACCCACGCCGCCGACAGCGCCACCAGCCACGAAATACCCCAGAGGAGCAGCATCATTCCGGTGCGCCGCTCGGGGAAGAACGCGGCGATCAACATGGCGTACACCGGCATTTTGGCCCCGCAGTTCATCAGCGGCGCGACCATCATGGTCACGAGGCGGTCGCGTTCCTCGCGCAGGGTGCGCGTCGCCATCACGCCGGGCACGGCGCAGCCTCCCGCGCCGAGCCCGCCCGAGACGATCATGGCGAGTATGCTTTTCCCCTGCAGCCCGAATGTCTGCATGACGCGGTCGAGAATGAAAGCGACGCGCGCGATATACCCGGTGTCTTCCAGGGCGGAAATGAACAGGAACATGACGAAAATCAGCGGCACGAATGACATGACGCCGCCGACGCCCTGGATGATGCCGTCGTCGACCAGCGAATGAAGCATGGGCATGCGCGTTTCGAGGCCCGACGAAAGGCGTGCCAGTTGCTCGAAGAACCAGACCATGAGACCCGTGGGGCTGAGCGGCCCGCCGAACCACGGTATCCATGCCCATTCGTCGGAAATCTTGAAAACCCAGAAGAACAGGGCCGTAACGACGCCAAGCATGATGAGCGGCCCAAGATAGCGGTTACAGACGACCGCGTCGATCTTGTCGGTGATATGCCGCCGCGCCTCCCCCTTGAACGTGACGCATTCCTTGTAGGCGCCCGCGGCGAAACCGTAACGGCGCTCCGCGATGATGGTGCCGGCGTCGTCATCGAAGTGCGTCGCGATCGCGCGGGCGGCGCGCTCCACGGCCGGCGCAAGCGTATCGTAGTCCGCCCCGCACAGGGTGCGCACTTCCGCCGCGACTTCTTCGTCCGTCTCGATGAGTTTCACCGCGACCCAGCGCGGCGGATACCTGTCCGCGATGGCGGGGAACCGGGCGATCAAGACGCTCAGTTCGTCGATGGCCTGGTCGACCTCGTGACCGTACGTGACCGGCTTGGGAATCAGTTGCTCGGGGTTTTCAAGCGCATCCACGCATGTCTTCAGAAGCTTGAAGATACCGCGGCCCCTGTTGCCGACCGTGGCGATCACGGGCACCCCTAGCAGCAGCGAGAGCCGCTCAACGTTGATCACGAAACCGCGCTTCTCCGCGATGTCGGCCATGTTGAGCGCGATCGCGAGCGGCACCTGCATTTCCATGAGCTGCACTGTCAGGTAAAGGTTGCGCTCGAGATTGGACGCATCCACCACGTCCACGACGAGTTCCGGCTTTTCCTCGACGATGAATTGGCGCGCCACCACCTCTTCGCGCGAATACGCGGTCAGCGAGTACGTGCCGGGCAGGTCCACCACAGTGAGCCGGTGTTCGCCGTAGTGAGCGATACCCTCCTTGCGTTCGACGGTGACGCCGGGGTAGTTGCTGACTTGCTGGGCCGCCCCGGTCAGAAAATTGAAAATCGATGTCTTCCCCGCGTTCGGGTTGCCCGCGATGGCGATGCGGATCACGGCTCGATCACCTCGACTTCGATTTCTTTCGCTTCGCTCATGCGCAACGCGAGGTAGTACCCCTTGATATTCACTTCCACGGGGTCGCCCAGCGGCGCATGACGCTCCACGCGGATTTCCGTGCCGCGCGTGACACCCATGTCGAGCAGCCGCTGGCGAATGCTTTTTGGCCCGCCGCCGCGAATCCGCAGGATCCGCGCCACGGCGCCGGTGGTCAGGTCGTAGAGGGTCGTGGCCATCTGATCGCGACTGCGCCTCCGCTATTGCCGCCGGAAAGGACCGGGGACGGAATAGAATGCGGCCCGTGCAGCCTTCATGGCGATTCGGGTCTTTCCGCGGTGCCGGAAGCCGGGTGCGCAACAAATATCTTCTCGGCCATGCCCCGGCCGATGGCAACGCGCGATTCGCCGATAGCGACGAAGACCGCGCCGCCCTCTCCGCCGCTGGATCGCAGGACGCGCATTTCGCATCCGCGGCGTACGCCCATCCCGATCAGATTACGTTGAAAAGCACGCCCACCCCGCAGCGCGGTTACCTTCACGCATGCTCCTGCGCGCACCACACTCAATGGCACACTGTGGTCTGAGCCGGCGCCGATACTGTCCGATTCGCGCGGCATTACTACGGTTCCTGTCTTCAAGTCTTAATGCCGTTCCGGTGCTTGCCCGCAGCCGGGACACGCCGCGTGGCCGCACGCGGAACCCGCGTCACGGCCGCGATTCCACAACGCCGCGCACAGCTGGCGAGCCACCGCCAGCACCGCGGCCGTTACGATGCCCGCTACCACCATGCATTCCATGATTACGTCATGTGCGCCTCTAAGCCTTGCCCGCGCGGGGGGCTTTCCTGGCCGGGCCGCTGCGCTTGGCGCGCATGCCGTTGCTCTCGGGCGCTTCCTGATACGCCGTGGCCTCGCCGTCATCCCGGTAACTCTCCATCATCCTGCGCAGGTCGCTCAGCCGGTGCGGGTCGTCCAACAGGCTGCGCATGAACCAGAGGAGCCGCCGGCCTGTTTCGACGCCGAGCAAGTGCTCCATCTTGCATGCATCGCTGATAGCCGCATCCCGCGGCACGCCCAGTACGCGTTCGAAGAAGCCGGAGAGAATCGCGAAATTCTCCTCGACTACCGCCGCGATGGCCGCGCCTTCGTCCGTCAAGAGCAGGAAACGATTCGGGTCCTCGGCGATCCAGCCGCGTTTCTTCAGTTGCGCCAAGGCCATGGACGCGGCGCCGCGAGAGACTTCGAGCACCTGGGCGACATCCGTCGATCTCGCATAGCCGAACTCCTGGCGCAGGCTGCGTATGGCCATCAGGTAATGGGCCATCGAGTGGGTCACCAGGTTCCTGTCGAAATCGCGCCAGTGACTAGCGTCATTCGCCGCGGTGGTCACGGCATAGCCTCCGGAGTTCAGCACAGTGAACAGTTCTTTGCCTTCTATTCTATCATGTTCGCGTAGCTAAACCAATTTTTGCTCGCGGACACGTTGGTGCGCGGCATCGCTGTCGCACTCACGGTTCGGGGACTTTCCAACCGTCGCGGTTTCCGGTAGACTGAAGTCACGTCAGGTATTGTCCGCCTGAAACCACAGGGAGGATGCCATGAGCCCGCAACATATGCTTGAACGCGCCCTCTGTGTTGTTGCCTGCGTCTATTTCCTGATGATTGGCGTTCCCGCGCTGTCACAGGAAGGCCCGGCGTGGAATCTGACCGACCTCCTGACATTTTCGCCGGCCGACGATGGAATTACGTGCGCCTGGCCCTCGCTCTCGGCTGCCTATGAAACATTGGACGCGCTTTACGAACAAAGCGGGATGGCTGCGCTGCCAGGCAAATTCATTGGTTCCCCACTGGATATGCTCCAGGACATCGCTGAGGACCTGGAGCTGGGAGAAACGAACTCGCTCGCGGAACTCCTGGAAAAGACGGGGGTCGACGGGTCCAGACCCGTAGCGGTGGTCATGGGGGATTTCGAAGGGGAACAGATGTCTCTGTACCTGCCCATTGTGGACTCGGAGCGCTTCGCGGCGTTATTGGGATTCGAGAATGGGGAGCCGCTGGAAGTGTCCATTAGCGGCGTTCCGTGCAGGGCGGGCTTGCTGACGCCGGACGAGACGGCCTACCTGTTCTATCGGGGTTACGTGGTGCTGGCCAAGAGTCCGGATGCGTTGCGCGCCGCGGCGCAGGGCATTGAATCGCCTTGCAGAGTCCATTACAGCGGCGCGGAACTTCCCGCGCTGAACGAGAACGAGTGGGTGGTGCGCGCGCATCCGGATAGACTGCTGGCGATGATAGCGGCAGAGGATAAAGACGTTGCCGCGCTCGCGAATGGAATAGGCGGAGTGTTGACCGCCGCGTATGACGAGGTCGTGGCCACGGCGGCGCTCCAAGGCAAGCGCCTGTGGCTGCGCATCGCAGCACATCAGAAGGCGCCGTGTGAAGCAACCCCGCCGCTGGGACTGCCGAACCTGCTGCCCGCGAACAGCATAGCCATGGCCGGCTTGCGCATTTCGCCGGGATTGAAAAACCTCGCGCGCGCCGTGCTCGAATCGGTGGTGACCGATCCCGCACAACGCACGCAGGCACAGGGATTCTTCACGTTCATTACGGGATTGCTGGGTGATGAAGCCGCCGCCGCCGTGCCCGTGATAAGCAGCGAGCATATGCACTTCATTGCCGTCGTCAGAAGCCCGACGCCGAAGATGATTGAAACTTCTCTCGGTATGGCGGACGCACCGGCAGCGGCGGGACAATACGCGGGAAGGGACATCTATGAGATCAATGTGTTCCCGCCGCCGGCCGACCGCATCTTCTACACCAGCACGGAAGACCTGTTTCTTATCGGCACTCGAAAACAGGACATTCAGGCCCTGCTAGACAAGGTTACGGGTGCGGTGGTTGAGGAAGCGCCGCGTCCTTTCCTGGCGACGCTGCTGGCGCGGGCAAATCACGGGTTTCTCCATGTGAACGGGAGACGTCTGTCAAGAGCGATGCAATCCGGTGGCCTGGCCATGGACATGCCCAAGCAGACTCTCGAATTGGGCAATATACAGGTGCGCATCGAGCACCACGGGACCTACGGGCAGGTCGTTTGCGACATCCCAAACACCCTCTTGTCCGGTCCCGCGATGATGCTGACCGCGCTGTCAGGCAGGCAAGATCCTAATGCGCGAGCCATAAGTCAGAACAATCTCAAGCAGATGGGGCTGGTCTGCAAGATGTACGCAAATGAGAGCAAGGGGCAGGTGTATCCGCCCATCTCGCCCGTGCCGGGCAAATTGATGATCGACGCCGCGGCGATTTACCCGGAATATCTTTCCGATGTCACGATACTGGCGCGACCCGGCTGCAAAGCTCTGGAGATCGACTTTGATAACCCGGATTTCGCGCAGATTATGATCGATGACCGCTGCTATCTCTACCTGTCCCATGCGATCACGACCGAAGAGGAGGGTCTCGCCTACGCCGAGGCGTATCGGAAAGCGGCGGAGTCGCGCGCTGGCTTCGAGCAGGATTTCGACACCCCCAATGGCAAGCTGTACCGGCTTCGCGAGGGCGTCGAGCGCTTCTTCATTACCGACATCAGCAATCCGGCGGGCGCGGTCATGGCGCAGTCGCGCGTGTTGGTGATGATGGAACGCCCGGTGGGCGAAACGGTAGAAGGCATAAATGTGTTGTTTATGGACGGGCACGTGGAATACGTGCGCAAGGGCGTTTTCCCGTACACGGACACGTTCATGAACGCATTGTTGGCCCTCGATGCCCTGGAAGGCACGTGACGAGGTGTGCGGCTGATGATGATGCACATTCGCATTTCATGGCCTGCCGGGGCGTCGAATGCCGCCCCGTGACGGCGATGAACATGCTTGGCAAGATCGAGGGCGACCCGCGAGCTGGCGTGCGTTCGCACAGGCGACGCAATCACCGTCGAGGCTGTTTCCGAAAAAGGCGCTGTCATTGCGGCGGATAGCGGTCGAATACCTCGCCGTGGATGTCCACGGCCTGATAGGTGACGGCTTCGTTCGCCAGGTCGACCAGCCAGAAATGCGGCGTGCTCGAAGCTTTTTCGAGGTACCACGCACCCTCGTTCTCGATTTTGCGGGGCGGCACGCCCATGCAGCCGTCGCCGAAATAGACAATGCCTTCGGGGTCTACCTGATTGCCGCGGATGGGCTTGGTCCGTTTGAACGTGTGGTCATGTTGCTCAAAACACGCCGTTACGCCGTACTGCTCGAACAACGGCAGCCAATGTTCGCGGCCCGCCCCGGATAGGCTGCCCTCGAAATCGCGATGACTCGGATAGAACGGCACATGGTAGACGGCCATCTTGAAGGGTACGCCTTCCATTTTCTGCAATACCGTTTCGAGCCAGGCCTTTTGCGCGCCGTCGTGGGGGACGGTATGACCCGAGTCAAGAATGATCAGTCCCAGACTGGGGCCGAAACGCAGCGAGAAATACGGCAAACCGCCCTGCGCAAAAAAACCAAAGAAGTATGGGGCGTTGCGTTCCGGCTCCTCGAAATCACCGTTGGTTTCATGATTTCCAAGAGCGAACACGCCCGGAATGACCCGGTTTTCTTCCGTGCGCATGCAGCTTTCCCACGTCTGCAACCACCAGTCCCAGATGAAGAGGTTCTTGGGGTTGCCATTGGCATACGCGATGTCGCCGCCGATGACGACGAAGTCCGGATTGGCCGCGGCGGCTTGCTTGAGCAGACGCCGCGCGCGCGGGTGTACGCTCACGTCGCCGCCCACCGCGAAGCGTATGGGCGAACCATCGTTCGGGATTGTGCGGAACTGCTGAACCGTCGAGAAGCGCTTGCCCTCGACACCGTAGAGGAAGTGATAAGTGGTGCCCGGTTCGAGCCCCGTGAGTGGGACGCTGAATACCGCGCGTTTTTCCTTGATGCCCGGAACGGTGTGCGGCGGCGCGGAAGCGCGGAACGCATACGCGGCGGCGTCCTGCCCGCGCGGTTCCGTGTCGTAGTAGACAACGCCCTCGGGAGCGGGAATCGGGGTCTGAAAGTTTACGGTCATCGTCGTCGACGGATCGCCCTGCCACGTCAGGTACATGTGGAACGGCGTGGCGCATCCCTGCACCAGCAGGGCTGTCGCCGCGACGAGGACGACGAGCGCCAGGACACGCGCGATGGTATGTTGCTGCAATCGCATGGCAAGCTCCTCCAATACCGATTCCCGTCTGTGGCCCGGTTTATGGACCGGCGGCGCTACTGCGAGGATTCAACATCGCCAGCGGGCTGCTTCCTGCGTGCTGCGGTATACGGCGGCAGCGCGCGCAGCCGCGGGTCGTCCACCGGTCCGCCAATCGTGAAATGATACAACGATTGATAGCCCGATTCGCGCAGCCCAAAGAGTTCGTGCGCGACGTCGTCAAAATAGCAGCCGATTCCCGTGCCGCGCACGCCCGCGCGTTCGGCTTCCAGGTATAACACCTGGCCTGTCATCCCTGCTTCCCAGAACAGGCGCGGATACAACCACGCCCCGCGCGCGCAAGGGCTCATCAAAACACGACAACATCGCGACGCTGAAAACGCCGTCTCCCGCAATATCCTGCTGGCAGGACACCTGCGTCGCGATGCGGCGGCAGTCACCCGCTTCGAGCAGAAACAGGGGCAGCGACTCGGGCGCATCCGCCGGGCATTCCCAGGCAAAGAAGGGATGCATCGCTCCGCGTAGGGCGGCTGTCCCGGCAGGATCGCGCGCAAGCAGGTAGAGTCCGGGCTGCAGGCCGGTCACGCGATGCACAAACAGCCCCAGATGCACGCGCGTCTCCGGCGGAGCGCTCCACCACGGGGGCGCGCCCGGGTCTGGCAGGGTCCTCGCGAGGATCCGGTAGAAAGCCGAAGCCGAAAGGGACGTCACGCCGTCCATATCAACGGCGCTGCGGCGCTGTTGGAAGATGCGGCGGGCCGTTGGCCCGGCGGACGGGCGTTGAGGAACGCCCGGGGTGCATGGGGGATAGGCCTGCGGTTGCGTGGACGGCTTGCGGCACGCAAGCGTTGTCTTCTCTATGATTTCCCATGCGCGGTGCTCACGGCTCAGACGATTGGCGCGCCCCAGCCATTCAACCCCTCGCGCGGCAGCCCCTGTCTGTCGCTGCGAATCCGCTGCGAACCCGTTGGGGATCGGCGTGGCATGGTTCGCCGGCACGACTGCCGCGAGGAGGTCCGGGTGCTCGATTTCCGCGTCGCCGTGTTCCTGGGACCGGTCCAGGCCGAGTAACGCCGCGACTTCGGCGTCCGGCGCGGCGTCGAGATGCACGAGACGCCAGCCCAATGCCGTGGCGGAAAAACTCAGCGCCGCCAGGGCATGGCCCACGTCATGGTTACAGTACCGGTAGGCGCGCTCGCCGTATTTCCAGGTCTCGCGCCACTGGATGGTCGCAATTCCAACGAAGAAGACCGGTTTGGGGAACTCGTCCGTCAGACGTGCCCAAGCCCTGGCCGGCAGCGCCGCGCGGCGTTCAAGCCCGTGTTCGCGCGGCGCGTAGTGATATACGCAAGGCGCGCCTGTGAAATCCGAAACCAGATATCCCTCGGTGGGATGAAGATTCCCGCTCGACGGGTTACATCGCAACTCCCACCGCGAACCTTGGTATTCCTTGGACGCGGAGAGGCCCAGCGCAGATTCGAAGAACTGGCCAATCGACAACGGATTCAAGGGTCGCGGAGGGATAGAGGCCGGCGCGGCTAACGCATCATAGGGCGGCGAATCATCCGTTTCGGGAAAGGGCAGCAGATACAGAGGCGCGCCGGCATAGCGCCGGAACGGGTCCGGCTGATTGGCCCAGTCCAGGTAACCCAGCGATCGCGCGTACCGGTGCGGATGGTGCTTCGTCGCCTCGTGATACGCGCGCACCGCTTCGACCGCCACCTGTAATCGGGAACTTTGCTCTTTGTCAGCCATGTGCAAACGCCGGCGTCAATCCGACAACACCGCCAAGGCCTGCTCGCCGGTCATACCCAGTTCAACGCCATACGCGGCGGCCTTGCTGGTCATGTCGACAATCTTCGCGCGCAGCAAGTCGTCGACCGTAACCAGCGGATGCTCGCGCGTGCCTCGCGCGATGGCAATCGCGGCCCCGGCGCGGTCCATGACCTCCTTGTCGACCACGCCGCACGCGACGAGGCCCTTGTCCGTGAGGATCATGACAAACTGGCTGTCGGACCAGCCGGCCTCGAGGCCCAAGGC includes the following:
- the feoB gene encoding ferrous iron transport protein B, coding for MIRIAIAGNPNAGKTSIFNFLTGAAQQVSNYPGVTVERKEGIAHYGEHRLTVVDLPGTYSLTAYSREEVVARQFIVEEKPELVVDVVDASNLERNLYLTVQLMEMQVPLAIALNMADIAEKRGFVINVERLSLLLGVPVIATVGNRGRGIFKLLKTCVDALENPEQLIPKPVTYGHEVDQAIDELSVLIARFPAIADRYPPRWVAVKLIETDEEVAAEVRTLCGADYDTLAPAVERAARAIATHFDDDAGTIIAERRYGFAAGAYKECVTFKGEARRHITDKIDAVVCNRYLGPLIMLGVVTALFFWVFKISDEWAWIPWFGGPLSPTGLMVWFFEQLARLSSGLETRMPMLHSLVDDGIIQGVGGVMSFVPLIFVMFLFISALEDTGYIARVAFILDRVMQTFGLQGKSILAMIVSGGLGAGGCAVPGVMATRTLREERDRLVTMMVAPLMNCGAKMPVYAMLIAAFFPERRTGMMLLLWGISWLVALSAAWVLRRFVIRGEQTPFVMELPPYHVPVARSVLKHTWERTWMYVRKAGTIILAINIVLWALMYFPRPPEEAAARPEAGHEQAPAEERAAELAYSFAGRFGQALEPLTGLAGFDWRTNIALVGGFAAKEVVIGTLGTAYSMGDVDPENAQPLAERLRYAPDWTPLKAFALMIFVMIYAPCLATVAVITRESGSWKWALFATAYSTAIAFVLALLIYQIGGWLGLGA
- a CDS encoding ferrous iron transport protein A encodes the protein MATTLYDLTTGAVARILRIRGGGPKSIRQRLLDMGVTRGTEIRVERHAPLGDPVEVNIKGYYLALRMSEAKEIEVEVIEP
- a CDS encoding ferrous iron transport protein A — protein: MPRESDSIGAGSDHSVPLSVVRAGACVKVTALRGGRAFQRNLIGMGVRRGCEMRVLRSSGGEGGAVFVAIGESRVAIGRGMAEKIFVAHPASGTAERPESP
- a CDS encoding metal-dependent transcriptional regulator yields the protein MTTAANDASHWRDFDRNLVTHSMAHYLMAIRSLRQEFGYARSTDVAQVLEVSRGAASMALAQLKKRGWIAEDPNRFLLLTDEGAAIAAVVEENFAILSGFFERVLGVPRDAAISDACKMEHLLGVETGRRLLWFMRSLLDDPHRLSDLRRMMESYRDDGEATAYQEAPESNGMRAKRSGPARKAPRAGKA
- a CDS encoding metallophosphoesterase family protein, yielding MRLQQHTIARVLALVVLVAATALLVQGCATPFHMYLTWQGDPSTTMTVNFQTPIPAPEGVVYYDTEPRGQDAAAYAFRASAPPHTVPGIKEKRAVFSVPLTGLEPGTTYHFLYGVEGKRFSTVQQFRTIPNDGSPIRFAVGGDVSVHPRARRLLKQAAAANPDFVVIGGDIAYANGNPKNLFIWDWWLQTWESCMRTEENRVIPGVFALGNHETNGDFEEPERNAPYFFGFFAQGGLPYFSLRFGPSLGLIILDSGHTVPHDGAQKAWLETVLQKMEGVPFKMAVYHVPFYPSHRDFEGSLSGAGREHWLPLFEQYGVTACFEQHDHTFKRTKPIRGNQVDPEGIVYFGDGCMGVPPRKIENEGAWYLEKASSTPHFWLVDLANEAVTYQAVDIHGEVFDRYPPQ
- a CDS encoding DUF1805 domain-containing protein codes for the protein MIRIAPVLSKQTPALGLEAGWSDSQFVMILTDKGLVACGVVDKEVMDRAGAAIAIARGTREHPLVTVDDLLRAKIVDMTSKAAAYGVELGMTGEQALAVLSD